The following nucleotide sequence is from Halogeometricum borinquense DSM 11551.
GCGGCGAGAACGAGGCGACAGGATCCGAACTGCAGATCAACCAGTTCTTCGAGGTCGTGGCCGGACTCGCGCATCTGGTCGAGACCGGTGATTCCGACAGCGGCCGCCCCGTCGCGGACGTACTCGGGAATATCGGCCGCGCGGGCGAACAGCACTGTGACATCGGGATCAACGGTGTCAGCGTACAGTTTCCGGTCGGCACCGCTCTGAATGTGGAGTCCGGCGCGTTCGAGGAGTTCGACGCTCGGATCGTGGAGACGCCCCTTGTTGGGCACGGCGATACGCATACGAGGTTCTCTCGGCGATGGAACCTACACCTTTCGCTCCCGGTGAGGTTGGACGCCGCTCTCCCGCCCAAACGTTAAGTAACCGACTGTTCAGTCCGCGTCCACAGGCGTCTCCGCCCCGGTGGAGTGTTCCACGTCGCGTCCAGCCGTTCCGACAGTCTCGGAGTCGAGACGCGCGAGCAACGCCGCCGTCGCCGCCGGGCGTTCGAGAACCAGCGTCACGCGATTTCTGATGTCGCGTTCCTTTCGCACGATTCCCTCTTCCTCTAAGTGGCCGACGTGCCATTCGAGCGTACTCCGCGCGACGCCGAGATCTTCAGCGAGCGAGGCAGGTCGTGCCTCCTCGGCGTCGAGGAGAGTTGTGAGGATGTTTCGCGCCGTCTCGCGGTGGTAGAGGGCAACAGTCGCACGTTCCCATTCGGTGAGTCCGGGCGGGTAGTAGTGCGTCCGGCCGTAGAACTCCTCGCGGACGAGTCGATCAGAATCGATGAGACGGCGGACGTGATGCTGTACCTGACCGGGCGCAAGATCCAACGAACGGACGAGTCCGTTGAAGTGAATACCCGGATGCGAGTCGACGTACGTTCGAATCTGAATTCGTGTGTCGGTCATCTATCGCTCCCATCGACGCGCCGCGCCGACGCGCCGACGTGTTACTCGCCGTTCGGTTCTCATGGGGGGTAAGTTGGGTCGTCGATTCTCGAAAATCGGGAATCGGATACCTCGGCCGTTTTCACTGGTGGTTTCGGCAGATAACGTCTCGTGTTGCCGCGTGCCAAACTCGACCCGATGGAGTCATACGGCCGCCGTCGGTACGGCCGTGCATGAACGCACTCTGTATTATCGGTGGGCGAGTTCTCCGCCCAGACTGTTCTGTCGAGAACGCCGACGTAGTCATCGATACCGACACGGGTCGCATTCACGACATTGGAGAGGACATTGCGGCCGACTACGACGCCGCAGAGACACTCGACGCTGACGGCTGTCTGGTCATGCCGGGTCTCGTCAACGCCCATACGCACGTTGCCATGACGCTTCTCCGCGGGTATGCCGACGACAAACCGCTCGATTCGTGGCTTCGAGAGGACATCTGGCCCGCAGAAGCCGAACTCGAACCCGAAGACGTGCGTGCCGGGACCGAACTCGGTCTCATCGAGATGATTCGATCCGGGACGACGACGTTTGCTGATATGTACTTCGAGGTGCCCGAGATAGCCGCCGCCGTCGAAGCGTCGGGAATGCGCGCCCGTCTCGGTCACGGGATCGTCACCGTCGCCAAAGACGATGCGGAGGCTGCCACTGACATCGAGGAGGGCCTCCGCGTCGCCCGCGAGTTCGACGGCGCGGCCGACGGCCGGATTCACACCGCGTTCATGCCGCACTCGCTGACGACCGTTGACGAGAAGTTCCTCCGCGAATCCGTGGCGACGGCCCGCGAGAACGAGATTCCCCTGCACTTCCACGCCAACGAGACGACGGATGAGGTCGATCCCATCGTTGAGGAGCGCGACCAGCGGCCGCTCGCGTACGCAGACGAGCTTGGAATGGTCAGCGAGGAAGACTTCCTCGCACACGGCGTCCACGTCGATGCAGCGGAGATCGAACTGCTGGCCGAACGCGGGACCGGTGTGATTCACTGCCCGGCCTCGAACATGAAACTCGCCTCGGGCATCGCACCCGTCCAGCAGATGCTCGACGCGGGCGTTACCGTCGGCATCGGAACCGACGGGGCCGCCTCGAACAACGACCTCGACATGTTCGACGAACTGCGCGACGCTGCGATGCTGGGCAAACTCGGCGCAGACGACGCCTCCGCTGTTCCTGCTGAAGCGGCGATCACGGCCGCAACGGCCGGCAGTGCGGACGCGATCGGTCTTCCCGGCGGGCGCATCGAAGAAGGCGGCGTCGCCGACATTGCCGTCGTTGACCTCGATGCACCACACCTCGCGCCCGCACACGACGTGGTGAGCCATCTCGCCTACGCCGTCCGCGGGTCGGACGTGCGCCACACCATCTGCGACGGACAGATCCTGATGCGTGACCGCGAAGTACTAACGCTAGACGAGGAGGAAGTCGTGGAGACGGCGTGTGAACGGGCGATGGCGCTGGTCGAGCGGGCGGAATAGCCGTCAGAGATCACGTCTCCGCGAGCGAAGCGAGACAGTTTTTGC
It contains:
- a CDS encoding winged helix-turn-helix transcriptional regulator encodes the protein MTDTRIQIRTYVDSHPGIHFNGLVRSLDLAPGQVQHHVRRLIDSDRLVREEFYGRTHYYPPGLTEWERATVALYHRETARNILTTLLDAEEARPASLAEDLGVARSTLEWHVGHLEEEGIVRKERDIRNRVTLVLERPAATAALLARLDSETVGTAGRDVEHSTGAETPVDAD
- a CDS encoding amidohydrolase; amino-acid sequence: MNALCIIGGRVLRPDCSVENADVVIDTDTGRIHDIGEDIAADYDAAETLDADGCLVMPGLVNAHTHVAMTLLRGYADDKPLDSWLREDIWPAEAELEPEDVRAGTELGLIEMIRSGTTTFADMYFEVPEIAAAVEASGMRARLGHGIVTVAKDDAEAATDIEEGLRVAREFDGAADGRIHTAFMPHSLTTVDEKFLRESVATARENEIPLHFHANETTDEVDPIVEERDQRPLAYADELGMVSEEDFLAHGVHVDAAEIELLAERGTGVIHCPASNMKLASGIAPVQQMLDAGVTVGIGTDGAASNNDLDMFDELRDAAMLGKLGADDASAVPAEAAITAATAGSADAIGLPGGRIEEGGVADIAVVDLDAPHLAPAHDVVSHLAYAVRGSDVRHTICDGQILMRDREVLTLDEEEVVETACERAMALVERAE